In a single window of the Scyliorhinus torazame isolate Kashiwa2021f chromosome 2, sScyTor2.1, whole genome shotgun sequence genome:
- the LOC140393378 gene encoding gamma-crystallin S-1-like, which yields MGKIIFYEDRNFQGRHYECSSDCADLSPYFSRCNSIRVESDWWVVYERPNYMGYQYVLTRGEYPDYQRWMGFNDCVKSCRTFPHYQGGNYRMKIYERPDFGGQMMEFMDDCPSVQDRFHYRDIHSCQVMDGYWTFYEHPNYRGRQYFLKPGEYRRYSDWGGYNSTIGSFRRMRDF from the exons ATTATCTTTTACGAGGATAGGAACTTCCAGGGTCGGCACTATGAGTGCAGCAGTGACTGTGCTGACCTGTCCCCTTACTTCAGCCGCTGTAACTCCATCCGTGTTGAGAGCGATTGGTGGGTGGTCTATGAGAGACCCAATTACATGGGATACCAGTATGTTCTGACCAGGGGAGAATATCCTGACTACCAGCGCTGGATGGGATTCAATGACTGTGTCAAGTCATGTCGTACTTTTCCTCAC TACCAAGGTGGAAACTACAGAATGAAGATTTATGAGAGGCCTGACTTTGGAGGACAGATGATGGAATTCATGGATGACTGTCCATCTGTCCAAGATCGTTTCCATTACCGTGACATCCACTCCTGCCAAGTGATGGATGGTTACTGGACCTTCTATGAACATCCCAACTACAGAGGTCGACAGTACTTCTTGAAACCCGGTGAATACAGGAGATACAGTGACTGGGGCGGCTACAACTCAACTATCGGATCTTTCAGGCGCATGAGAGATTTCTAA